A genomic segment from Torulaspora delbrueckii CBS 1146 chromosome 3, complete genome encodes:
- the COG5 gene encoding Golgi transport complex subunit COG5 (similar to Saccharomyces cerevisiae COG5 (YNL051W); ancestral locus Anc_2.260) produces MSDDLEDFEVLLSQDFSATQFCNDLLKTTNRQPTTTELELGTPMKKIRYDLEEVESRITETIKNNPAHVLDQIYKSKSLEDVARSNIKPSLEYLDISYKRLQQEVLEPYERAQVLQNVLSKVHQTSLLLRDGAIYIHLANRIQFITSKQTHYSINTALELVTYYTQINLSMSENVNLKSLRLIKQLETEVVIPVRKELINFLSLTLTKTLATPEQVQKDQEIISKLAKALHNMSQRDFVTTIQKAVLSHVAVTVQALAKTINSIKDFPVALEDAMKRSMAIESLELILHEVKVEKTSLLADYMLQVKPKNVRPHHLFWKKVSDAFKKEFDTSYSRGGPVGKSLARNGGMIIDTIKQRMADTITNDADSQDMDVMLHAVSIINPQAETN; encoded by the coding sequence ATGAGCGACGATTTAGAAGACTTTGAGGTCCTGCTATCGCAGGATTTCAGTGCAACACAGTTTTGCAATGATCTGCTTAAGACTACCAATCGACAGCCAACCACCACTGAACTGGAGCTTGGAACGCcaatgaaaaaaattcgTTACGATCTCGAAGAGGTGGAATCTAGAATCACAGAAacaatcaagaataatcCAGCTCATGTTCTAGATCAGATATATAAGAGCAAATCTTTGGAGGACGTGGCGAGAAGCAACATTAAACCAAGTTTAGAGTACTTGGATATCTCATACAAAAGACTACAGCAAGAAGTACTGGAACCTTACGAGAGGGCGCAAGTTCTGCAAAATGTTTTGAGCaaagttcatcaaacttCCCTTTTATTGCGTGATGGAGCGATTTACATCCATTTGGCAAATAGAATTCAGTTCATTACCAGTAAGCAAACACACTACTCGATTAACACAGCATTGGAATTGGTGACCTACTACACACAGATAAATTTGAGCATGAGTGAGAATGTGAACCTTAAATCGCTAAGGCTGATCAAACAGTTAGAAACAGAAGTGGTAATACCAGTAAGAAAAGAACTGATAAACTTCCTTTCTCTTACTTTGACCAAGACACTTGCGACACCGGAACAAGTTCAAAAAGATCAGGAAATTATATCGAAACTGGCCAAAGCTTTGCATAATATGTCACAGAGGGATTTCGTCACGACAATACAAAAGGCCGTTCTTTCACATGTTGCTGTGACCGTTCAAGCTCTGGCAAAAACAATAAACTCCATCAAAGATTTCCCAGTCGCACTTGAGGATGCAATGAAGAGGAGTATGGCTATCGAATCATTAGAACTGATACTTCATGAGGTCAAAGTGGAAAAGACAAGCCTCTTGGCCGATTATATGTTGCAAGTAAAGCCAAAAAATGTTAGACCTCATCATTTATTCTGGAAAAAGGTTTCTGAtgcattcaagaaagaattcgACACTTCCTACAGCAGAGGAGGGCCTGTCGGAAAATCTCTAGCACGTAATGGAGGTATGATTATCGATACCATAAAACAAAGAATGGCAGACACTATTACCAATGACGCCGATTCACAAGATATGGATGTAATGCTACATGCAGTTTCCATTATCAACCCGCAAGCCGAAACTAATTAG